The window CGGCCGCGCCGCCCTGGAAGCCGCCGGAGCCGCCGTGCTCGACTGGCGGATGCACCGCGCCGCCGGCGTCCGCATCGCCGCCGAAGCCACCCGGGCCATCCCCGGCACCGCCGTCACCTGCGCGATCGGCCTCGGACCGGTGCGCGCCGCCGCCCCCTGCCGGGTGATCTGGAGCGCGGACGGCCCCGACCGCTTCGGCTTCGCGTACGGCACCCGGCGCGGGCACCTCGCGGTCGGCGAGGAGACCTTCCTGGTCGAGATGGGCCCCGACAAGGCCGTCCGGTTCACCGTGAACGCCTTCAGCCGCCCCGACCGCTGGTTCGCCCACCTCGCCGGCCCGCTGCTCCCGCTGGGCCAGCGGCTCTTCGCCCGACGCTGCGCCCGCGCCCTGACCCGGATCGCCGCAGCGGCGGAACAGCGGGCGTCGGCGGTGCGGTAGCCGGGGCGGTAGCCGGGGGCGCGGGCGCGGGTTCGGCGCACGGTCGGCGTTCCGGCTCCGCCCGGGTATCCGCAGCCGGCGGGGTCAGGCGAGGCGGTAACCGCAGGTGCCGGCCGCGACGCATGACCGGACCGGAGCGGCAGTACCCGCCGGGAGCGGCGGACACCGGCCGGCGTTCGGGATCGGCCCGGGGCCGTTACAGCCCCGGGGGAACGACTCCCGACAATGGGGCGCCGTCCCGAGCGGGGTCCGTCAGACTCGCCCGGTGATCGAGATGCAGCCCGTCCTGGAGACGCCCGGCCGCGACGGCTTCGACCTCTGGCCCGTCGGCCCGTACGAGCCGTACGGCTTCCTCCCACTGGGCGCCGCGATGAGCCCGGCCGACGTCGGTACGGCGGTGATGCAGATCGCCGACCACAACGAGGCCGAGCCCGGCCCCGGTGAGGAACCGGCCGGATCCGGCGACCCGGCCGGCCGGTTCCTGCACGGCCTGCTGACCTCGGAGTACCCGGTCGCCCCCGGCGGCCTCCGGGTCTTCGCCCCGGCCACCGGCACCGTCCTTCGTCCGGGCTGCTGCAACGGGCTGGAGGAGTGGCGGGACTGGTACGAAGTCCTGGACGGCGACGGGTTCGCCCTCTTCGGCCACGACCCCACTCCGCAGGCCCGGCGCGAGGGCACGCTCGTGCGGCTGACCCCGGACGGCGCCGTCCGGGACGGTCCCGTCATCGAGCTGCCGCTCGACGGACTGCGCCGCCTCGTCACCGGAGCGGCGGACGAGCTCGCCGCCTTCCTGCGGCTGGCCGACGCCTGGGCCGCGGAGCACCATCCCGACCGCCGCGCGCCGCTGGCGGCCGCCCTCGCCCGCGCGGTGGGCCTGGGCGCGGACACCGAGGAGGCGTAGCACCGGCCCCCCGACCCCGCCGCCCGCCCGCCGGGCGGACCGACGAGGTCCGTACGG of the Kitasatospora sp. NBC_01246 genome contains:
- a CDS encoding DUF1990 family protein; the protein is MNRPRATDLNYPETGASTTPDRPLPGGYHHLRHRALIGHGRAALEAAGAAVLDWRMHRAAGVRIAAEATRAIPGTAVTCAIGLGPVRAAAPCRVIWSADGPDRFGFAYGTRRGHLAVGEETFLVEMGPDKAVRFTVNAFSRPDRWFAHLAGPLLPLGQRLFARRCARALTRIAAAAEQRASAVR